The Thermoclostridium stercorarium subsp. stercorarium DSM 8532 genome contains a region encoding:
- a CDS encoding cyclase family protein, which yields MKIYDISMEIKNDMMVYKNQAHRRPALEQTRYIGKDGVNESVLHINLHTGTHMDAQWHALENGKTIEEIDLFKCITPCRVLDFTHVEGSVTKDELTMKNIKKDDFILLKTKNSFTDDFDFGFVYLDSEAAEYLQSLGIKGVGIDSLGIERGQAGHPTHKALLSKGIVILEGLRLKDIEEGEYLLCALPLKIKGGDGSPVRACLIEM from the coding sequence ATGAAAATATACGACATCAGCATGGAAATAAAAAATGACATGATGGTGTATAAAAACCAGGCTCATAGGCGCCCCGCACTGGAACAGACACGATATATCGGCAAGGACGGGGTTAACGAATCGGTGCTTCACATAAACCTACATACCGGAACCCATATGGATGCGCAATGGCACGCGCTGGAAAACGGTAAAACTATTGAGGAAATTGATCTTTTCAAATGCATAACGCCATGCAGAGTGCTGGATTTTACCCACGTCGAGGGCTCAGTTACAAAAGATGAATTAACGATGAAAAACATAAAAAAAGACGATTTCATTCTTTTAAAAACAAAAAATTCATTCACTGATGATTTTGATTTCGGTTTTGTATACCTTGACAGTGAGGCAGCAGAATATTTGCAAAGTTTAGGAATAAAAGGTGTAGGTATAGACAGCCTCGGAATTGAACGCGGGCAAGCAGGTCATCCTACACATAAAGCCCTGCTATCAAAGGGCATAGTAATTCTCGAAGGCTTGAGGCTTAAGGATATCGAAGAAGGGGAATATCTCCTGTGCGCATTACCGCTGAAAATTAAAGGCGGGGACGGCTCACCCGTCCGTGCATGTCTTATTGAAATGTAA
- the zwf gene encoding glucose-6-phosphate dehydrogenase, which yields MNNRWKVEKPFVFVIFGATGDLTKRKLIPAIYALAIDNLLPDNFYILAIGRRDYTSEIFQNLMEEAVKDYSQRDFEKEVWNGIKGRITYIKFDFSAPEGYLLLKKHLDIFSEKGIHNHLFFLAVAPNLFEPIIIELKKNNLLSEGNGWKRVMIEKPFGENLEKASELNNILTDALPEERIYRIDHYLGKEMIQNILTLRFSNSIFEPLWNRFHIDHVQISIPETVGIGSRGSYYDRTGVLKDMVQNHMFQLLAIIAMEPPVKLDAEHIRFEKIRVMRALRPFPDNLSDSEIVLGQYTEGIVDGKAVPGYLQEEKVDPNSRTPTFAALKLWIDNYRWQGVPFYLLTGKRLNRKNAEIAIQFKESPGVKLYSDYACAKPNILVFRIQPYEGFYFQLNAKKPGNYYEMMQANMDYCQTAEYGNNSPEAYERLIMEAIRGNNSLFTSWDELNVSWRYIEDLEMKLSRNSVPVYPYPAGSVGPEAAVKLMENDGRAWWNMDNSINFCTRRI from the coding sequence ATGAATAACCGCTGGAAAGTTGAAAAACCTTTCGTTTTTGTAATATTCGGCGCTACGGGAGATCTTACGAAGAGAAAGCTAATCCCTGCAATATACGCACTGGCCATCGACAATCTCCTCCCCGATAATTTCTATATACTTGCGATAGGCCGAAGGGATTATACATCCGAAATTTTTCAGAATTTGATGGAAGAAGCCGTTAAAGATTATTCCCAGAGGGACTTTGAAAAAGAGGTATGGAACGGGATAAAGGGCCGTATAACATATATAAAATTTGATTTTTCCGCTCCGGAAGGATATTTGCTTCTGAAAAAGCATCTTGACATATTTTCGGAGAAAGGAATCCATAATCATTTGTTCTTTCTCGCCGTGGCGCCAAACCTTTTTGAACCGATAATAATTGAGCTTAAGAAAAACAATCTTCTTTCCGAAGGCAACGGCTGGAAAAGGGTAATGATTGAAAAACCGTTCGGCGAAAACCTGGAAAAGGCTTCCGAACTAAATAACATACTCACCGACGCCCTTCCCGAGGAAAGAATATACCGTATTGATCATTACCTTGGTAAGGAAATGATCCAAAACATCCTGACGTTACGTTTTTCCAACAGCATATTTGAGCCACTGTGGAACAGGTTCCATATCGATCATGTTCAGATAAGCATTCCCGAAACCGTTGGAATTGGCAGCCGCGGCAGTTATTATGACCGCACCGGCGTGCTTAAGGACATGGTTCAGAACCACATGTTTCAGTTACTTGCCATTATAGCAATGGAACCTCCCGTCAAACTCGACGCCGAGCATATAAGATTTGAAAAAATCCGGGTAATGCGCGCATTAAGGCCTTTCCCCGACAATCTCTCAGACAGCGAGATTGTTCTGGGGCAATATACCGAGGGCATTGTAGACGGTAAAGCCGTTCCCGGTTACCTGCAGGAAGAAAAAGTTGACCCGAATTCCAGAACGCCTACTTTTGCGGCGCTGAAACTCTGGATAGACAATTACAGGTGGCAGGGTGTCCCTTTTTATTTGCTTACAGGGAAACGCCTGAACAGGAAAAATGCCGAGATTGCCATCCAGTTTAAGGAATCTCCGGGAGTAAAACTTTACAGTGATTACGCCTGCGCGAAGCCTAACATTCTTGTTTTCCGCATACAACCCTATGAAGGTTTTTATTTCCAATTAAATGCCAAAAAACCCGGAAATTATTACGAGATGATGCAGGCAAACATGGACTACTGTCAGACGGCGGAATATGGGAACAACTCTCCCGAGGCTTATGAAAGGCTTATAATGGAAGCAATACGCGGAAACAATTCCCTTTTTACAAGCTGGGATGAACTCAATGTTTCATGGCGGTATATTGAGGATCTTGAAATGAAACTCAGCAGAAATTCCGTTCCCGTATACCCGTATCCCGCAGGCAGTGTGGGACCCGAAGCGGCGGTAAAGTTAATGGAAAACGACGGAAGGGCATGGTGGAATATGGATAACAGCATTAATTTCTGCACAAGGAGGATTTAA
- a CDS encoding aminotransferase class I/II-fold pyridoxal phosphate-dependent enzyme translates to MGKPLDTPLIDALNNFISAGRIPMHMPGHKQGKGFDARFKDNLLEFDLTELPGLDNFHRPEGAISESMDITAKVFGARKSFFLVNGSTSGIHAAFLSCFKRGDEVLVNRNCHISVIHALMLFGIKPVFVMPEYDEEYNLALPSRLVSWKRALDEHPDVKGALVTTPDYYGICQPLAELAGLLHANGKILIVDEAHGAHFAFSGKFPETALEQGADICIQSFHKTLNALTQAAVLHVGSERVNVEKLRRAISMITTTSPSYIIMASMEYARKVAVEEGAGRYDELINHLEKMKTRLSGMENLRVVPDVIGKLKRDPTRIVIDTSLTNITGYELYDMLYNEYRIAAEMCDYCHVVFIATIADTPDDLYKVTHALLKIDRSLGKTRKKSFDFPFKTGKCSIPELYDFLDSSVKVGLTDAEGMTSAELVTPYPPGIPVLCPGEVITRDHIKYLDRLIRSGAEINGLSTDEKGQRTIRVVKTYSKEEGGFQ, encoded by the coding sequence ATGGGAAAACCATTGGATACACCGTTAATTGACGCTCTTAATAATTTTATTTCTGCGGGAAGAATTCCCATGCACATGCCCGGGCATAAGCAGGGTAAGGGTTTTGACGCGCGTTTTAAAGATAATCTTCTTGAGTTTGATTTGACCGAACTTCCGGGGCTGGACAATTTTCACAGACCCGAAGGGGCGATATCGGAAAGCATGGATATTACAGCAAAGGTCTTCGGGGCAAGAAAGTCCTTTTTCCTTGTAAACGGTTCAACTTCCGGGATTCATGCCGCTTTCCTCTCATGCTTCAAGAGAGGGGATGAAGTACTTGTTAACAGAAACTGCCATATATCAGTTATTCATGCTTTGATGCTGTTTGGCATTAAACCGGTGTTTGTAATGCCCGAATACGATGAAGAATACAATCTGGCACTCCCTTCGCGGCTGGTTTCATGGAAAAGGGCATTGGACGAACATCCTGATGTCAAGGGTGCCCTTGTGACCACTCCTGACTATTATGGGATTTGTCAGCCTCTTGCCGAACTGGCCGGGCTTCTGCATGCAAACGGGAAAATACTTATAGTTGATGAAGCCCACGGCGCCCATTTCGCTTTTTCCGGGAAATTTCCCGAAACCGCACTGGAGCAGGGGGCCGATATATGCATTCAAAGTTTTCACAAGACTCTGAATGCTCTCACGCAAGCTGCGGTTCTGCATGTCGGAAGCGAGCGCGTAAACGTTGAGAAGCTTCGCAGAGCAATATCGATGATAACCACCACAAGCCCGTCGTATATCATTATGGCTTCAATGGAATATGCGCGCAAAGTTGCTGTTGAAGAAGGTGCCGGTAGGTATGACGAGTTGATTAATCATCTGGAGAAAATGAAGACAAGGCTTTCCGGTATGGAAAATCTGAGGGTTGTTCCCGATGTTATCGGCAAGCTGAAAAGGGATCCGACAAGGATTGTGATAGATACGTCACTGACGAATATTACCGGGTATGAATTGTATGACATGCTTTATAATGAATACCGAATTGCGGCTGAAATGTGCGATTATTGCCATGTGGTATTTATCGCAACCATCGCGGATACACCGGATGACTTATATAAAGTAACGCATGCTTTGTTAAAAATAGACAGAAGTTTAGGGAAGACAAGAAAAAAATCATTTGATTTCCCTTTCAAAACCGGTAAATGCAGTATACCAGAGCTTTATGATTTTCTTGATTCATCTGTAAAAGTCGGTTTAACTGATGCCGAAGGCATGACAAGCGCCGAACTGGTTACACCGTATCCTCCCGGTATACCGGTTTTATGCCCGGGTGAGGTGATAACAAGGGATCATATAAAATATCTGGATAGGTTAATCCGGTCAGGAGCCGAAATTAATGGGCTGAGTACCGACGAAAAAGGACAAAGAACAATAAGGGTAGTGAAAACGTACTCCAAAGAAGAAGGTGGATTTCAATGA
- the tmk gene encoding dTMP kinase, whose product MKKGLFITFEGGDGSGKTTQVKLLKEYIAGKGIEVVTVREPGGVPVSEKIREIILDSKNTEMDNITEMLLYAASRAQLVSQVIIPALDSGKCVICDRFVDSSYVYQGIARGMGMDMVKAINDIATRKLVPDITFFMDVEPMTALKRRLGISEPDRLEREDISFHDKVYRGYVMIADMYPERIKRINGLLPPEEVFLQIKRHVDDLICRYKD is encoded by the coding sequence ATGAAAAAAGGGCTTTTTATAACTTTTGAAGGCGGTGATGGCTCGGGTAAAACCACGCAGGTAAAACTGTTAAAGGAGTACATCGCCGGCAAAGGTATTGAAGTTGTCACTGTTCGCGAGCCGGGAGGTGTTCCGGTGAGTGAAAAAATACGGGAAATAATTCTTGACAGCAAAAACACAGAAATGGACAATATAACGGAAATGCTTTTATATGCCGCGTCGAGGGCACAGTTGGTTTCACAGGTTATAATACCGGCACTGGACAGCGGCAAATGTGTAATCTGCGACAGGTTTGTCGATTCAAGTTACGTTTATCAGGGAATTGCAAGGGGCATGGGAATGGATATGGTTAAAGCCATAAACGATATTGCGACCCGGAAACTGGTTCCCGATATAACTTTTTTTATGGATGTAGAGCCGATGACTGCCTTAAAAAGACGGCTTGGCATATCTGAACCCGACAGGCTGGAACGGGAGGATATTTCCTTTCATGACAAGGTATATAGGGGCTATGTAATGATAGCAGACATGTATCCTGAAAGGATAAAGCGAATAAACGGTTTATTGCCGCCAGAAGAAGTTTTTTTGCAAATAAAAAGGCATGTGGATGATTTAATTTGCCGATATAAAGATTAG
- a CDS encoding YaaR family protein, whose product MELKIDSSNRSQRNIIGRVNTEGSRVVGQKQTSFETHLQRHESQNLDETLREMANEIIKQGEKLSEKVDIAELRVYKKMISEFLEEAVRGFAKFSKESYLDRRGRHRIFAIVKRINQNLEELTQEVLKKERDHLKILARIEDIRGLILDIFM is encoded by the coding sequence ATGGAGCTTAAAATTGACAGTTCTAACAGAAGCCAAAGAAATATCATAGGAAGGGTAAATACAGAAGGAAGCAGGGTTGTCGGACAGAAACAAACTTCCTTTGAAACCCATCTTCAAAGGCATGAATCACAGAATCTGGATGAAACACTGAGGGAAATGGCAAATGAAATAATAAAGCAGGGCGAAAAGTTAAGTGAAAAAGTGGATATTGCAGAACTGAGGGTATATAAAAAGATGATATCCGAGTTTCTTGAAGAGGCCGTCCGTGGCTTTGCCAAGTTTTCAAAGGAAAGCTACCTGGACAGAAGAGGAAGGCACCGCATTTTCGCCATAGTTAAAAGGATTAACCAGAACCTCGAGGAACTGACACAGGAAGTATTGAAAAAAGAACGGGATCATTTGAAAATTCTTGCCAGAATTGAAGATATACGTGGCCTGATTTTGGATATATTTATGTAG
- a CDS encoding ATP-binding protein: MELDKIIGQSELVGYLKRLITHDLVGHAYALSGPEGIGKKTLARAFAKDLLCQNPNSYNCNCISCRTFNSGTNPDFFQVVSDKKSIGVDSIRELQDHAAHRPTYGNRKVYLIPDAELMTPQAQNCLLKTLEEPPKYVIIILLTTNFEALLPTIQSRTVNLRMTPYSDEEMRMIVGSRHNIPNDQWEFILRFSSGIPLNAIRMIEEGAITDLRAQVFQLFEKSDDLNYIENFRKTLLDNRENIPAVFDILLSVYRDCLVLKLGMEDRLINSDKKGIIKHIASSYQKHNLFEKIANLERMRRNFSYNINLQLGIDTLLLEIQEV, translated from the coding sequence TTGGAACTGGATAAAATTATAGGGCAGAGCGAGTTGGTCGGATATCTGAAAAGACTGATAACTCATGATTTGGTGGGACATGCATATGCACTTTCAGGACCTGAAGGCATAGGAAAGAAGACGCTGGCCCGTGCATTTGCAAAGGACCTCTTGTGTCAGAATCCCAATTCATATAATTGTAACTGCATAAGCTGCCGGACGTTTAACAGCGGAACCAATCCCGATTTCTTTCAGGTTGTAAGTGACAAAAAGTCGATAGGCGTTGATTCCATCCGTGAGTTGCAGGACCATGCCGCCCACAGACCCACCTATGGCAACAGAAAAGTGTATCTTATACCCGACGCGGAGCTTATGACACCTCAGGCTCAGAACTGTCTTCTAAAAACTCTCGAAGAGCCTCCGAAATATGTGATTATAATTCTCCTGACCACCAATTTTGAAGCTCTGTTGCCTACAATCCAGTCCCGTACCGTTAATTTACGGATGACACCGTATTCCGATGAAGAAATGAGAATGATTGTAGGTTCACGGCATAATATACCGAATGACCAGTGGGAGTTTATTTTAAGATTTTCCAGCGGAATTCCGCTTAACGCGATACGTATGATTGAGGAAGGGGCAATCACCGATCTTCGCGCCCAGGTATTTCAATTGTTTGAAAAATCAGATGATTTGAATTACATTGAAAATTTCCGCAAAACACTGCTGGATAACAGGGAAAATATTCCGGCTGTTTTTGATATTCTGCTGTCGGTATACAGAGACTGCCTGGTGCTAAAACTTGGAATGGAAGACAGGTTGATCAATTCTGATAAAAAAGGTATCATTAAACATATTGCTTCATCTTATCAAAAACATAACCTTTTTGAGAAGATAGCAAATCTTGAAAGAATGAGGCGCAATTTCAGCTACAACATTAACTTGCAGCTGGGGATTGATACTTTATTGCTGGAAATTCAGGAGGTTTAA
- a CDS encoding PSP1 domain-containing protein — MVSVIGVRFRYAGKIYYFDPAGIDLKLGEKVIVETARGIECGEVVQTLREVDDSEVVAPLKKVIRKATEEDLQHVEENKRKAKEAFGICLEKIKKHNLEMKLIDVEYTFDNNKILFYFTADGRVDFRELVKDLAAVFRTRIELRQIGVRDEAKMMGGLGVCGRCLCCCNHLTEFQPISIKMAKEQSLSLNPTKISGICGRLMCCLRYEHEVYEDLLKRIPKVNALVQTPDGPGTVVYVSLLQEKVKVKLDNDNEPDLKEYHASEVKLLKDAEKESEEQLDEADMELLKQLED; from the coding sequence ATGGTGAGTGTTATAGGTGTAAGGTTTCGTTACGCCGGTAAAATATATTATTTCGATCCTGCAGGGATTGACTTGAAACTCGGGGAAAAGGTAATAGTTGAAACCGCAAGGGGAATTGAATGCGGCGAGGTGGTTCAGACTTTAAGGGAAGTGGATGACAGCGAAGTGGTGGCTCCCCTGAAAAAAGTCATAAGAAAGGCGACCGAAGAGGATCTGCAACATGTGGAAGAAAATAAGCGTAAGGCAAAGGAAGCATTTGGCATTTGCCTTGAGAAAATAAAGAAACATAATCTTGAGATGAAATTAATTGACGTAGAGTATACTTTTGACAATAATAAAATTCTTTTTTATTTCACTGCCGACGGCCGTGTGGATTTCAGGGAACTGGTGAAGGATCTTGCTGCGGTATTCCGCACAAGAATTGAGTTAAGGCAGATTGGCGTGCGTGACGAGGCAAAAATGATGGGCGGACTTGGTGTATGCGGAAGGTGTCTGTGTTGCTGCAATCATTTGACAGAATTTCAGCCCATATCGATAAAAATGGCCAAGGAGCAAAGCCTGTCACTTAATCCGACAAAAATTTCGGGCATCTGCGGAAGACTTATGTGTTGTCTCAGGTATGAGCATGAAGTCTATGAGGATCTTTTGAAACGTATTCCGAAGGTTAATGCGCTGGTACAGACCCCTGACGGGCCGGGGACGGTTGTGTACGTCAGCCTGCTTCAGGAGAAGGTAAAGGTCAAGCTGGACAACGACAACGAACCCGATTTGAAGGAATACCACGCCTCGGAAGTGAAACTTTTAAAGGATGCTGAAAAGGAATCAGAGGAGCAGTTGGACGAAGCCGATATGGAACTGCTGAAACAGCTTGAGGATTAA
- a CDS encoding DUF362 domain-containing protein, whose product MAYYITDDCISCGACESECPVSCISAGDTKYVINPEECIECGACADVCPVDAPKPE is encoded by the coding sequence ATGGCATATTACATCACAGACGATTGCATAAGCTGTGGAGCTTGTGAATCCGAATGCCCTGTCAGTTGCATTTCTGCTGGTGATACCAAATATGTTATTAATCCGGAAGAATGCATAGAATGCGGAGCTTGCGCCGATGTATGCCCGGTTGACGCTCCGAAGCCGGAATAA
- a CDS encoding tRNA1(Val) (adenine(37)-N6)-methyltransferase yields MEQPFLREGERLDDLQLNGLKIIQKIDGFCFGIDAVLLSDYVRVEKGSKIVDLGTGTGILPLLLSQKTEASHITGIEIQPDIADMAKRSVEYNNLGDKVKIIEGDFLKAVEWFGVGYFDAVVTNPPYRKVGTGLINPSDNKAVSRHEIHCTLESIISVSSKLLKYHGRFFMVHRPERLVEIFYWMREYKIEPKSIRMVYPKPGKPANLVLIYGLKGGNPQLTVDEPLYTMNSVPENEGYR; encoded by the coding sequence ATGGAACAGCCTTTCCTCAGAGAGGGAGAACGACTGGATGATCTTCAGTTAAACGGCTTAAAAATCATACAGAAGATTGATGGTTTTTGTTTTGGGATTGACGCTGTTCTGCTTTCTGATTACGTAAGAGTGGAAAAAGGTTCGAAAATCGTGGATTTGGGCACCGGGACTGGTATACTGCCGCTGCTTCTGTCGCAGAAAACAGAGGCATCACATATTACAGGAATTGAAATTCAGCCGGACATAGCCGATATGGCAAAAAGAAGCGTTGAATACAATAACCTCGGTGATAAAGTTAAGATTATTGAAGGCGATTTTCTGAAAGCGGTGGAGTGGTTTGGTGTAGGCTATTTTGACGCGGTTGTTACAAACCCTCCTTACAGGAAGGTTGGAACGGGTTTAATCAATCCTTCTGACAACAAAGCCGTTTCAAGACATGAAATTCATTGCACGCTGGAGTCAATTATTTCGGTGTCTTCAAAACTTCTTAAGTATCACGGACGTTTTTTCATGGTTCACAGACCCGAAAGGCTTGTGGAGATTTTTTACTGGATGAGGGAATATAAAATTGAACCCAAGAGCATAAGAATGGTTTATCCTAAACCCGGAAAACCCGCCAATCTGGTATTGATTTACGGGCTGAAAGGCGGTAACCCGCAGCTTACAGTGGATGAGCCATTGTATACGATGAATTCTGTTCCGGAAAATGAGGGATATAGATGA
- a CDS encoding Fe-S-containing hydro-lyase, whose translation MKHKITTPLTKDKIEILKAGDVVELSGTVYTARDAAHKRLFEMILAGEKLPFDLSDQVIYYMGPCPAPPGRVIGSAGPTTSGRMDYYTPKLIEMGITGMIGKGQRSREVIDAMVKYGAVYFGAVGGAGALISKSVQSQEIIAFEDLGTEAVRKLSVVNFPLIVVIDRYGNNMYDIGRSRWKDI comes from the coding sequence ATGAAACATAAAATAACTACGCCCCTTACAAAAGATAAAATAGAAATTCTTAAGGCAGGCGACGTGGTTGAATTATCCGGAACGGTATATACCGCAAGGGACGCTGCGCATAAAAGACTGTTTGAAATGATCCTTGCTGGTGAAAAGCTGCCTTTTGATTTATCAGACCAGGTTATATACTATATGGGGCCTTGTCCGGCACCGCCGGGAAGGGTTATAGGTTCGGCGGGGCCCACTACAAGCGGAAGAATGGATTACTATACGCCGAAACTTATTGAAATGGGAATTACCGGGATGATCGGCAAAGGGCAGAGAAGCAGGGAAGTAATTGATGCAATGGTAAAGTACGGCGCGGTGTATTTCGGGGCCGTCGGAGGAGCCGGAGCCCTGATATCTAAATCTGTTCAGAGTCAGGAAATTATAGCTTTTGAGGATTTGGGGACCGAAGCGGTCAGAAAACTCTCCGTGGTGAATTTTCCGCTGATTGTGGTGATCGACCGTTACGGTAATAATATGTATGACATTGGGAGAAGCCGGTGGAAAGACATATGA
- a CDS encoding P-loop NTPase has protein sequence MSEKRIHIITGHYGVGKSEISVNLAIKMAEQGKKVVLADMDTVNPYFRSSLARSQLERQGIKVIAPKFANTNVDVPALTGEFSRYLMDKSFQIVMDTGGDDAGALVIGRYRREIRDDEAVLYFVINCFRPETSNISGVLEILEEIKKSSGMDVDFLINNSHLMNHTTPGDIVKGIEFAHSISMSANIPIAFHAFMTKNDIVVHDLKEPVLWMKRIINFPDIVEMENLMI, from the coding sequence ATGTCGGAGAAAAGGATTCACATAATAACAGGCCATTATGGCGTTGGGAAATCTGAGATTTCTGTAAATCTGGCGATAAAAATGGCAGAGCAGGGAAAAAAGGTTGTCCTTGCCGATATGGATACCGTTAACCCATATTTCAGGAGCAGTTTGGCGCGATCCCAACTGGAAAGGCAAGGCATTAAAGTAATAGCGCCCAAATTTGCCAATACTAACGTTGACGTGCCTGCACTAACCGGAGAGTTCAGCAGGTACCTTATGGATAAAAGTTTTCAAATTGTAATGGATACGGGCGGGGACGACGCCGGAGCACTCGTAATCGGGCGTTACAGGCGCGAAATACGGGATGACGAGGCTGTCCTCTATTTTGTTATTAACTGTTTTCGTCCTGAAACGTCAAACATTTCAGGGGTTTTGGAAATACTTGAAGAAATAAAAAAATCATCAGGAATGGACGTCGATTTCCTTATCAACAATTCTCACTTGATGAATCACACAACTCCTGGCGACATTGTAAAAGGAATTGAGTTTGCGCACTCAATAAGCATGTCTGCAAATATTCCCATTGCTTTTCACGCGTTTATGACAAAAAACGATATTGTTGTCCATGATTTGAAAGAACCCGTGCTGTGGATGAAAAGGATAATTAATTTCCCTGATATTGTAGAAATGGAAAATTTAATGATATAA
- a CDS encoding 4Fe-4S binding protein, protein MARVTFISEKCKGCELCVSVCPRRIIRINEQSLNEKGYHPAEITDMTGCIGCAFCAVICPDCAIVVEK, encoded by the coding sequence TTGGCAAGAGTTACGTTTATATCAGAAAAGTGTAAGGGATGCGAACTGTGTGTAAGTGTATGCCCAAGGCGCATTATAAGAATAAATGAACAAAGTCTTAATGAAAAAGGTTATCATCCGGCGGAAATTACCGACATGACCGGATGTATCGGTTGTGCGTTTTGTGCTGTAATCTGCCCCGATTGTGCCATTGTGGTAGAAAAATGA
- a CDS encoding 3-methyl-2-oxobutanoate dehydrogenase subunit VorB: MGRKLLMRGNEAIAEAAIRAGCLYYFGYPITPQTEIAHYMARKLPKAGGVFLQAESEVAAINMVYGAGSTGARVMTSSSSPGISLKQEGLSYLAGAQVPAVVVNIMRAGPGLGGIQPSQSDYFQACKGGGHGDYRQIVLAPSSVQELYELTVEAFNLADKYRIVVMILGDGILGQMMEVVEFRDEEPVEHYEKPWAVTGHGNNRKQNIITSIHLDPAVLEKMNRELQKKYELIKQKECRYELYRHEEAELFIVAYGTVARIAKSVIEIARREGIKVGLIRPITLWPFPAEAFDKVMDMAKAFLTVEMSSGQMIEDVLLAVNGRRRVYFHGRMGGMVPVRDDILEIIRRMYDEHVRKG; the protein is encoded by the coding sequence ATGGGTCGGAAACTGTTGATGAGAGGAAATGAAGCCATTGCTGAAGCCGCTATAAGGGCAGGATGCCTTTATTATTTCGGTTATCCCATTACGCCGCAGACCGAAATTGCCCACTATATGGCCAGAAAACTTCCAAAAGCGGGCGGTGTTTTTCTGCAGGCTGAAAGCGAAGTGGCAGCAATAAACATGGTTTACGGTGCAGGAAGTACCGGGGCAAGGGTAATGACCTCTTCTTCAAGCCCGGGGATAAGTTTGAAACAGGAAGGGCTTTCATATTTGGCCGGTGCTCAAGTTCCTGCGGTGGTGGTAAATATTATGCGGGCAGGCCCGGGTCTTGGAGGCATCCAACCGTCTCAAAGCGACTATTTCCAGGCATGTAAAGGCGGCGGGCATGGAGATTACCGTCAGATTGTTCTGGCTCCGTCCAGTGTTCAGGAACTTTATGAACTAACGGTTGAGGCATTTAATCTTGCCGACAAATACCGAATTGTCGTAATGATATTGGGCGACGGTATTCTCGGTCAGATGATGGAAGTGGTTGAGTTCAGGGACGAAGAACCCGTGGAACATTATGAAAAGCCCTGGGCAGTAACAGGTCACGGCAATAACAGAAAGCAGAATATAATTACTTCAATACATCTGGATCCGGCAGTACTTGAAAAAATGAACCGGGAACTGCAGAAAAAATATGAACTTATTAAACAGAAAGAGTGCCGTTATGAACTTTACAGACATGAGGAAGCCGAGCTGTTCATAGTTGCTTACGGAACGGTGGCGAGAATTGCCAAAAGCGTAATAGAAATTGCCCGGCGTGAAGGTATAAAGGTTGGGCTTATAAGGCCAATAACCCTTTGGCCTTTTCCTGCAGAAGCTTTTGATAAGGTGATGGACATGGCAAAGGCCTTTCTGACGGTTGAGATGAGTTCAGGCCAGATGATCGAGGATGTGCTTCTGGCAGTAAACGGCAGACGCAGGGTTTACTTTCACGGACGTATGGGAGGAATGGTTCCGGTCCGGGACGATATTCTGGAAATAATACGCCGGATGTATGACGAACATGTGAGGAAAGGTTGA